Proteins found in one Schistocerca gregaria isolate iqSchGreg1 unplaced genomic scaffold, iqSchGreg1.2 ptg000963l, whole genome shotgun sequence genomic segment:
- the LOC126326077 gene encoding large subunit GTPase 1 homolog yields MGKNNKQGSELGRVFIRRLKDRGSKQKRRPGTDTYVQEWADPSQDSETLDSVLDQSDLNVIAQRATMAQTRFTAEKQNMTIVQTNLSIVPEAPDPEVVAEQRKHWNDLVIPRRPVWVSGTDPEKFFRAEREAYLSWRRRLAELESNEKLLLTPFEKNLEVWKQLWYVIERSDVVMQILDARDPLLFRSVDLERYVDEFSERKVNVLVLNKADLLSKEQRRAWTRYFDQVGLHAFFFSALLEQEKLEGSRSEPREEGLRRSEEREKDSNEEELSNVDESRLALVDDVKKPSEDSCDTLEANDSRVLNREELIGEVLKLARRVLGHRDCITIGMVGYPNVGKSTTVNALYEKKKVCISETPGKTKRFQTLQLTPNVILCDCPGLVFPTFMSTRAEMLCSGLLRIAEMRECLAPISVLTRCIPRKELEYVYKLRLRRASGTSHPDASAGSCTSSIDCADPKQFLDVYCNQRKFYLTSKKPDQFRAAKQILKDLVNGRLLFCRAPPNLDQCVYSRWTKYQNPDLRRPTIPGDQESPDSAPADETLEGEASSESDSDDSVEEAELDDQEIECLTSSSIRSTAQSKAAQTRYKHVRVDKRREKRRCKKHLLQKYEEFGVYNGFVPGSKSSLQHLPTTVRL; encoded by the exons ATGGGTAAAAACAACAAGCAGGGTTCCGAGTTGGGAAGGGTCTTTATCCGAAGGCTGAAAGACAGAGGCAGCAAACAGAAGAGGAGGCCGGGCACCGACACGTATGTTCAAGAATGGGCAGATCCGTCTCAAGATAGTGAGACGTTGGATTCTGTGTTAGATCAGAGCGACTTGAACGTTATAGCTCAGAGAGCGACGATGGCTCAAACGCGTTTTACAGCTGAAAAACAGAATATGACGATTGTTCAGACGAACTTGTCGATTGTTCCGGAGGCGCCCGATCCAGAGGTGGTAGCTGAGCAACGCAAGCATTGGAATGACCTCGTGATTCCTCGTCG TCCCGTTTGGGTTTCCGGGACGGATCCGGAGAAGTTTTTCAGAGCTGAGAGAGAGGCCTATTTATCGTGGCGCCGAAGACTTGCTGA GTTAGAGAGCAACGAGAAATTGCTTTTGACGCCGTTCGAGAAGAATTTGgaggtttggaagcagttgtgGTATGTGATTGAACGCTCAGACGTGGTGATGCAGATATTGGACGCGAGGGATCCGCTGCTGTTTCGTTCGGTCGACTTAGAAAGATACGTTGATGAGTTTTCAGAGCGTAAGGTAAACGTGTTGGTGTTGAACAAAGCAGACTTGTTGTCGAAGGAGCAACGGAGGGCGTGGACAAGGTATTTTGACCAAGTCGGACTCCACGCGTTTTTTTTCTCGGCGTTGTTGGAGCAAGAGAAATTGGAGGGTAGTCGAAGCGAACCAAGGGAAGAAGGGCTTCGCAGGTCTGAAGAGAGGGAGAAGGATTCGAATGAAGAGGAGCTTTCAAATGTTGACGAAAGTCGCCTCGCGTTAGTCGATGACGTTAAGAAGCCATCTGAGGACAGTTGTGACACTCTCGAGGCCAACGACAGTCGAGTTCTTAATCGAGAAGAACTGATTGGCGAGGTCCTAAAACTGGCGCGCCGAGTGCTAGGCCATCGAGATTGCATCACGATCGGGATGGTTGGGTATCCCAATGTCGGCAAAAGTACGACAGTGAATGCGCTTTACGAGAAGAAGAAAGTGTGTATTTCAGAGACACCGGGAAAGACTAAGCGTTTTCAAACGTTGCAACTGACCCCAAACGTCATATTGTGTGATTGTCCGGGCTTGGTTTTTCCTACGTTTATGTCGACCAGAGCAGAGATGTTGTGTTCCGGACTGCTGCGAATAGCCGAGATGCGCGAATGCCTCGCACCCATCTCTGTGCTGACAAGGTGCATACCTCGAAAGGAGTTGGAATACGTCTATAAGCTTCGCCTGCGCAGGGCTAGCGGGACGTCGCACCCGGACGCGTCCGCCGGATCTTGTACCAGCTCGATAGATTGCGCCGATCCGAAACAATTTTTGGATGTCTACTGCAACCAACGGAAGTTCTATTTGACGTCTAAGAAGCCAGACCAGTTCAGAGCGGCGAAACAGATACTGAAAGACTTGGTAAACGGAAGGCTTCTCTTCTGTCGCGCTCCACCGAATCTAGACCAATGCGTGTACAGTCGATGGACCAAATACCAAAACCCGGACTTACGACGTCCAACAATACCAGGAGACCAGGAATCGCCGGATTCGGCACCGGCCGACGAAACGCTAGAAGGCGAAGCGTCTAGCGAGTCAGACAGTGACGATAGCGTGGAGGAGGCGGAGCTGGACGACCAAGAAATCGAGTGCCTGACTTCGAGTTCTATTCGCTCAACCGCTCAGTCCAAGGCAGCGCAGACCAGATACAAACACGTACGTGTTGACAAACGTCGAGAAAAGAGACGCTGCAAGAAACACTTGCTTC